Proteins encoded together in one Vigna angularis cultivar LongXiaoDou No.4 chromosome 5, ASM1680809v1, whole genome shotgun sequence window:
- the LOC108339344 gene encoding protein STRUBBELIG-RECEPTOR FAMILY 3 isoform X5, with the protein MSLNNNFLTGELPDAFQSLTQLINLDLSHNNLSGALPSSMDNLSSLTTLRLQNNQLSGTLDVLQDLPLKDLNIENNQFAGPIPPKLLSIPTFRQAGNPFNVNGTTPPASSPRSPSITPPGTPISGAPPGTPTSGSPPSSGRVPTKQADGPAAANESHTGKSKNSTKRVVWISIGSVLGFIILLLGFILFIPRCSRRERDGRRSKHQIGAYGAEREMTRDNGSSVQPPSQMEKVPVGDVPRPKEDHQAENRTAWANPRQNEGRQAEIRTVSAIPNAHPNPRSKQENDVQRMATIPKPRDHEIDISTLEVYSMPPPPPPPPPPPPPPPPPPTTEKVTVEPTTSRRATNVTTHKKSSVPPTFAKFFGIASLQQYTNSFSQENLIGGGMLGNVYRAELPNGKFLAVKKLDKRASDNQNDDEFLELINSIDRIRHANVVELVGYCSEHGQRLLIFEYCSNGSLYDALHSDDDFKTTLSWITRIRIALGAARALEYLHELCQPPVVHRNLKSANILLDDDLSVRVSDCGLAPLIASGSVSQLSGNLLTAYGYGAPEFESGIYTYQSDVYSFGVIMLELLTGRQSHDRTRPRGEQLLARWAVPQLHDIEALSNMVDPALNGNYPAKSLSNFADIISRCLQSEPEFRPAMSEVVLYLLNMIKKESQLGESNEK; encoded by the exons AT GTCTCTTAACAACAATTTCTTAACTGGAGAATTACCGGATGCTTTTCAGTCACTTACGCAATTGATCAATCT TGATTTATCGCATAATAATTTGAGTGGAGCATTGCCTTCTTCTATGGATAACTTGTCATCTCTGACCACCCT ACGCTTACAAAACAACCAATTGTCTGGGACACTTGATGTCTTACAAGACCTTCCTCTGAAAGATTT GAATATTGAGAACAACCAGTTTGCTGGCCCAATACCTCCAAAGTTGCTGAGCATCCCAACCTTCAG GCAAGCTGGAAACCCATTTAATGTTAATGGTACAACACCTCCAGCTTCTTCACCTCGCTCCCCATCAATAACACCACCAGGAACTCCCATTTCTGGGGCACCACCGGGAACTCCCACCTCTGGGTCACCACCATCTTCGGGCCGTGTACCTACTAAACAGGCCGATGGACCAGCTGCAGCAAATGAATCGCACACTGGGAAATCCAAAAATTCCACAAAAAGGGTGGTTTGGATATCTATTGGTAGTGTGTTAGGATTCATTATTTTGTTACTAGGATTCATTCTCTTTATTCCAAGATGCAGCAGAAGAGAACGGGATGGCAGAAGGTCCAAGCATCAAATTGGTGCGTATGGGGCTGAAAGGGAAATGACCAGGGATAACGGGAGTTCAGTCCAACCACCTAGTCAAATggaaaaag taCCAGTAGGGGATGTTCCAAGGCCAAAAGAGGACCATCAGGCAGAGAATAGGACAGCCTGGGCTAATCCAAGGCAAAACGAAGGTCGTCAGGCAGAGATCAGGACCGTCTCAGCTATTCCAAATGCACATCCAAATCCACGGAGTAAGCAAGAGAATGATGTGCAAAGAATGGCAACAATACCAAAGCCAAGAGATCATGAGATAGATATTAGTACACTAGAAGTATATTCAATGCCTCCTCCCCCTCCACCCCCACCACCTCCTCCACCCccacctccacctccacctACTACTGAGAAGGTGACTGTTGAGCCAACCACATCCCGCAGAGCAACTAACGTCACTACGCACAAAAAGAGTTCAGTTCCTCCTACTTTTGCAAAGTTTTTTGGTATTGCATCCCTTCAACAGTATACAAATAGCTTTTCTCAAGAAAATCTTATAGGAGGAGGCATGCTTGGTAATGTGTATAGAGCCGAGCTTCCTAATGGCAAG TTTCTTGCTGTAAAGAAACTGGACAAGAGAGCTTCGGATAACCAGAATGATGATGAATTTCTTGAATTGATCAATAGTATTGACAGAATAAGGCATGCAAATGTTGTTGAGCTTGTTGGATACTGTTCCGAGCATGGTCAGAGGCTTCTTATATTTGAGTACTGCAGTAATGGGTCACTGTATGATGCACTCCACTCAGACGATGACTTCAAAACCACACTCTCATGGATTACTAGAATTCGAATAGCTCTTGGGGCAGCCAGAGCCTTAGA ATATCTGCATGAGCTATGTCAGCCACCTGTAGTACATAGAAATTTGAAGTCTGCCAATATTCTGCTTGATGATGATCTATCCGTGCGGGTCTCTGATTGTGGTTTAGCTCCATTAATAGCTTCAGGATCAGTCAGTCAG CTCTCGGGGAACCTGTTAACTGCTTATGGATATGGAGCTCCTGAATTTGAGTCTGGCATATACACATACCAAAGTGATGTGTACAGCTTCGGAGTGATCATGTTAGAACTTTTGACTGGCCGTCAGTCCCACGACAG GACACGTCCTCGGGGTGAGCAGCTTCTGGCCAGATGGGCAGTTCCCCAACTTCATGATATTGAAGCCTTATCGAACATGGTTGACCCTGCTTTGAATGGAAATTACCCAGCAAAATCATTGTCAAATTTTGCAGACATTATCTCTAGATGCCTTCAG TCCGAGCCAGAATTTAGGCCAGCAATGTCCGAGGTTGTCTTATACTTACTAAATATGATAAAGAAGGAGTCTCAGCTAGgtgaatcaaatgaaaaatGA